From Quercus lobata isolate SW786 chromosome 11, ValleyOak3.0 Primary Assembly, whole genome shotgun sequence:
TTCTACGTCGCGATGGCAATCCAACGATGGAGATTTTTTCCAACTCATGAGCAGGAAAACTCCCGCTGCTACTTCGATTTgggtataaatacccatttaaATCAATTTGCCCAAATTACCTTTGCATTCAGGAGCTCCTGTGCATATACGTTGAATCCGCCAACCTTTCTCACTCACTCGTGTCTCTTCaaaagcctgtccgaggacACTTTCCTCATCCTTGTAAGTTTTTtccaaactttttaaattttctttactttccttTCTCTATGTCTTACTTCCTTTGCCTCTTTTTCCCAACTTTCTTTAGCTTCTCTAAACCCGAGGATGGGTAGATTTAAGAGTTTGGTAGAGTCTGAGGAAGGGATGGAAAAATTTAAGGCTGACCAAATGAGTGGACACCAAATGAGCTTACAACATGAGTGGCCACCGCAATGTAGGCAAACAAAATCTCGTcggcctcagggctggacataaTAGGTAGCTGGGATAGGTATTCcttaagttgctggaaggccaAAGCGATGTCCTCAgaccactcaaatcctttccatttgttcatcaggaggtaaaaaggGCGGCACCTATTCGTAGATCTAGAAATAAACCAATTCAAGGCTGCGATCATTCCAGTGAGTTTCTGGACTTCTTTGGGGTTCCGAGGAGGTTGCAAATTGTGAATTGCTTTGATCTGATCTGGgctcacctcaattcccctatgagtTACCATATAGCCCAAAAATTTGCCAGACCTGACACCAAATGAGCATTTAAAGGCATTGAAACGCAGTTTGTGTTTCCTTAAGATGTCAAAAATGACTCCAAGGTCTCCCATgtgctcggacaccactttactaTTTACCATCATGTtgtctatgtagacttcaatacTCTTACCCAACTGTGGTTTAAACAttctagtcatcatcctttggtaggtagaccctgcattcttcaaaccaaaaggcatcactttTGTAGTGGTAATTTTCAATAGGAGTCACGAATTCTGTTTTTTCTTAATCACCCAAGGCTAGTGGTATTTGACAAtagccttgaaaggcatccaaaaaactcatccgaggatggcctacaGTTACATCCACTAACTGGTCTATCAGAGGCATGGGGAACGGGTCTTTTGGACACGCCTTAtttaagtctgtgaagtccacacaaactcgccatttcccactcttcttctttaccactacaatattggccaaccactcgggatagaaaacttccttgataaCTCCTGCTTTTTTGAGCTTCATCACTTCGTCCCTAATAGCGTTGGCATGCTCTTTCGACGGGTGCCggggtggttgcttcttgggaGTAACGGATGGGTTAACATTTAGGTGGTGGCAGATGAAGCTCGGATCAACCCCTGGGGCCTCataggcgtcccatgcaaacacgtcCACGTTTTCTCTAAAAAACCCAAtcagttcttctttctcttgggGAGGTAGTTCCAAGTCGACTTGAAAGAACTTTTCTAGATCAACGCCAACGGCTACCTTTTCTAGATCTTCACATTTTACCTCCTTGGCTGACTCATTACCGGCAATGCCGGGGTGGCTGCTTGCTATAAGCCCTTTCTAGTAGAGGCCAAGGGTTCAGCACTAGGTTGGCGTGAGATGGCAGCCACTATGCACTATTTGGCCATGGTCTGATTCCCCACAATCTCTTTGACCTAGCCCTCCGACGGgtatttcaccttttggtgtaGTGTAGAAGAGACAGCCCCtagggcatgaagccaaggtctagcCACTATAGCTGTGTAAGGTGAATAAGCGTCAACTACAATGAAATCCATCTCTACCACATTTGTATCGGTCTGTATGGGCAGTCTGATCTGGCCCCTTAGAGTAACGGTCTTCCTCTCGAAACTTACCAAAGGGGAATCATATGCCGTTAGGTTTTCGGGTTTTAAGTTTAGCCCCCTGTACAGGTCGGGATACATTATTTCCACAGCACTGCCCTGATCTACCAGCACTCTCTTCACATCAAATCCCCCAATCCTGAGTGTGACTACTAGAGTATCGTCATGGGGTTGGATGGTTCCGATCTTATCTTCGTCTAAGAATCCCAACACAGGTGAGGCTCCCTTCTTGGCCTTTTTGGTCTCTCGATCGTTATCCTCGGTGGAAAGCCGAGCCACAGACATTACTTTAGAAGGATAAGAGCCGGTCCTTCCTGGAGCAGGAAGGATGACATTTATCGTGCCTATGGGAGGTCTTAAGGATGTGTCTCTCCGGGGCTCCTGGTTTGCCTGGCCTTGATGACCACTGGAAGGAAGTAAAAGGTGCCTCAGTTTCCCTTCTCAGACCAGCTGATCCAGGTGGTTCCAAAGGTTCCTGTAGTCTTCTGTAGTATGTCCGTGGTCCTGGTGGTACTGACAATACAGACTCTAATTGCACTTCATGGAGTCTCCAGCCATCTTATTCGACCACTTGAAGAATGActcattcttgattttctctAAAACCTGATGTACCAATTCTCTGAATACGGCGTTAACCATCTGCGTGTTGGTTGATCCGGATTGCCCTGTGAAATCTCTCCTTGGATGGTTATTGTTGTATCGATCCAACCTAAAATCACTCCTCTTTTGAGAGATAACCTTgtcctttcctttcccttgcaTCTGGTCCTCTTCCACtcttttgtatttgtcaatcCGGTCCATAAGTTGACGTACACTGGTGACAGGCTTGCCAATTAAGGATTTCCTCAAGCCGTGCTCGGTTGGGAGACCACTTTTAAAAGTGCTGATGGCAATGTCATCAAAGTTACCGTTCGTctcattatacatttcccaATATTTGTCCGAGTATGCTTTTAGAGTTTCTCCCTCATGCATGGATAATGACAACAACGAACTTAGaggccgaggaaccctgctaTTCGTAATGAAGCGAGAGCCAAAGGCTTGGATAAGCTGCTTATAGGAATCTATGGAGTTCGTCTtcaagccattgaaccacctcatcacTACAAGTCCTAGGCTGGACAGgaaaaccttgcacatcaaaaCTTCGTTCTGGGAGTGGATGGTCATTCTTTGATTAAACTGGCTCATATGCTCTATGGGGTCTGTTCAACCATTATAAACGGTGAACGTAGGCTGATGGAACCGCCGAGGTAGCCTAGCCCTTTCTATCTTGTGCGTGAAGGGTGACTTAGAGATCTGATCCAGAGCTTTACTCATGGCATCATTACCCAGACCCCTACTAGATGAGCCCTGGTGTTTTCGTCTATGATGGTGCTCGTCTTCATAAGAGAAGGTCTCGCTTGGAGGAGTTCTAGGTCTTGCTTGGAGGAGTTCTTGATCTTTGCCTGTAATTGCCGTCCTCTTCATCATTAAAGGATATGTCAGAACTAGAAGGAGACTGCCTCTGTTGTGCATGGCGCAGTTTCTTTTTCAAGTCATCTATCTCCTGCTGCATGGCTTAGTTGTTGTTTTGTCTTTAGGATATGCGACTGCCCACTTAGGAGTGTCTTTTGCTCGTCTGGGTGGTATGCACACTCCCCTCTCGATTCCTTTCATTCTCCTGATTTTGTTCATGTTCAGGGTCAGGAAAATTACCCTGTCGTTGGCATGGGTTTTCATGGTGTGGACTTGATCCTACCATGTCTAATTGTTGCACTCACTAACACACAAGTttttcccacaaacggcgccaattgtagggactgaGCACTATACCTAAGGGATGAGTGAATTCAAGCCCAgcaagcccaatacaataaatttgtataaaGTAGATAGAAGAACTGGGCTTTAATGAGTGTAGCAACAGTTGAAGATGATTTAGAGAATGAATAAGCAAAACAAATATGGACTTGAGCAAGCAATTCAATCCTCGACattagtccgaggagcttaAACTTATTATTTCTTGAGTGACAGTGACAATAGTTACAAAGTTAGTTCAgattgctatagtattttctCTGGTAAAATCTCCGATCCCTTTTCTCAGAGCTCCTTCTTCCTTATATACTACTTTCATCATTCATCTCCACTATACACGTGCAGGTCAGATCTGCTGTTGTTAGTCTTTGTCACATCAGCCTTCTCCCAAAGTTCTTAGGTAGTAGCTGTGAGTTTGAAAAGCCACTGCTCAGGTatcatttccacattaatgcggccagagtgTTAGTTGtggagcatttaatgtggaggcaaCAACTTTTCCTGGAATTGCTCTATCGCCATGCTCTAGTGTGCTTACTTGTTGTACTTATCTTTTTCCTTGGAGTGCTTTGGAAGATTGTCTTTGCCAGTAAATCACTTTTCTTCTACCTCGGCTTTGGCTAGCCGAGGATAGAGTTGTTCTCAACGCGGTTTCCTGAGTTACCATGATCACCACTGTCTGCTTCATATGCGATTATGGGCCTCGGCATGGGCCTCAGGCCCAGTACAAAAGGTGGATGTATATCACTGGGCTCTATGACCCCACACTTAGGTTACAAACTTacttattatcttttttttggagatgaattttgacaaatccaccattggactgcatatttttcttatattttccatacttgcaaaatttctagaaaattaaaagttaatagCTATgctatcaataaattatttaaattacaagtttttatagtttaaaattatgcataaaatataactttacagatcatatagtaaataatattcgattgacacaaaattttacgTGTGTACtaagagcgtaaagaatatgcaattcaacagttagattttcaaaatatgtagtaatatttattttattgagaaatgttataactttaagttacaaccaattttgtaattaaattttgtccatatatatatatatatatatattcctaatAAAATATCTCTTGATGTTCATGCGAGTCTTTTTAGTGACCAAATGAGTCTCATATGCAATTAACTTAGTTTCTCATCACTTTTAGTTAACGATTATTCTTTGGTTGAATTGAAATCTTTTAGAATCtaatatttaattgaaattttttaagatttagggcatagttagaacttagaaacAAACTCCAAACTATagagaaaataatatagtttgtctaaaataaaattttagtgaaaaaaGGGGATTCTAAGAAGTATAAACTTATTGTATTGTGTGTATAAAGGAGTTAAATGAATTTGTTTTGTATTactatgtgtatatatattagaagAATGCATATGCTTATATTGGTAAACTTAAAAAGGTTTATTGTATTGCATATATTGAGGCCAATATTTTCTGCTTCAATAGCTGATCCAAAGAGggaataacaaaaaataaataaataaataaaactcttcaacaaattgataatttttttttcttagtaacAAATTGATAACTATGCTCATACCCCTTCACACATATTTGATATTTACTCGATTTATCATCAATCGCCTCTGAGATGTTGTGgggaacctttttcttttttcttgctttcAGGTTGAATTGGTCAGGCGAAATGTACGGTGAGAATGGGTTAGAGTGTATCTGAGCTTGGCTCATGGAGCATTATATGTACTTGTACACTTTGTACAGTATCTGAATCAGCTAGATAGTAGAACATTGGAGCATTTGCATaatacaatacaaattagaaAAAGTCacctgtaaggacacaattccattacggcccaataatgatgttgggctcgcatatgaaagatccctcacaatatgatttgtagagagtgggcttgaaaagttagccgctggtcacggggcgatgcccggtcatggttttagaggaattcatgtagaaaaaaggagttgggcttgaacatttaagccctaaggcgtcgcaccctatgggatgggactcctcggaggtgatccgaggaccattgaggtcttaccccggttacccaacgatggACTTttttcagtgaagtccggtgttgttgagatgttctcccccatgtagtctttcttttttggaggtgggatgggatccccctttagatttacttactttcttcttttatactcgtctgcgttaactgtccttcgtccacgtgtagggtcaatctttacaagactgatatttgtcccatcagtctaatcccagaattgttggggatggttgataaggctgcagagtacggctctgtcaggtgcagagtcttatctggaagggtagtaaggataacttcccccaagatattttggatctccttacaaattcgttcctataccagttttacccctttattccggtgggattctggatctgccgagaactgaactgtcctcggctgcctcccaaaactgttttgtg
This genomic window contains:
- the LOC115966608 gene encoding uncharacterized protein LOC115966608; the encoded protein is MTIHSQNEVLMCKVFLSSLGLVVMRWFNGLKTNSIDSYKQLIQAFGSRFITNSRVPRPLSSLLSLSMHEGETLKAYSDKYWEMYNETNGNFDDIAISTFKSGLPTEHGLRKSLIGKPVTSVRQLMDRIDKYKRVEEDQMQGKGKDKVISQKRSDFRLDRYNNNHPRRDFTGQSGSTNTQMVNAVFRELVHQVLEKIKNESFFKWSNKMAGDSMKCN